The Carassius auratus strain Wakin chromosome 11, ASM336829v1, whole genome shotgun sequence DNA window GTGTTATTGTGTCCGCTGGCCTTGCAGATGAGTCGACCGTCATGTTTTTTTCTGATATACTGAGAAAAAGTGGCCAGTTCTCCAGACAGCGAGGAGTACTCCCCGATCATCTTACCCGGGTTTGACTCAACATAGAGCTCATAGTGTACAGACAATCCTGAGGGTTTTCCTTGAATTTCACAGAAGAAATCCACAACTGAATTTTCTAATGCAGCGGGCGGACCAAACAGAACCGGTTTATCAAGCTTTTGTAATGCATCTGCAACAGAAAATGTGTTAAAGACAGACCCAGTTGCTTTACATGCTCAACAAAATATCAAGTGTCATTTATTGGAAACAACAATGCACGTATGCTTTTTACATGCAAAACTTTGGTTTTGGTTTTGAAATGCGAGATCAGCAGATCAGACCCTATTTAGTTAGTGGATCGTGTTAATGAGATGAAGTGCTATGATGCAACAACATTACAGACTTGTGTTAACAAAACAATTAACACTGATGCAtattttggcagatgcttttacccAAAACGACATGCGATGCATTCAATATACAgatttttatcagttcatgcaagTGCAACCCTTGATCTTTCCACTTTCTCAGGGTGTTAAACATATAATCAGTAATGATCTGTAAAGCCTCAGGTAAACATGGCAATAAAAAAGTCACTTACCCATCCTTGGATGCAAAACTGAAATACCTGGTGGATAATAACATGCATATAAGTTCAACAgacaacacatgaaaacatctaTCAAAAATGCTAAAGTTTGCTCCACCTATGAGAATGAGTGTGAGATGCTTCGAGTCCATCCTTGCTGGAGAAATGAGTTCAATATCCAGATGCACACACCAGAGGAGAACTTTATTATTAACGGAGCAGTGAAAGCGGGTTGACATAGCCTCATGAGACCCACCCTAAACAGCACAAGTGTTGAGGACAGATAGGACAGAAGCCAGCGCAAACGACACGGAGGATCGAAGAGAACATCTACATAAATGAGCAAAGTACTGCACTAATATCATCAATACACATGTGTTAATGCACCAGTGCAGCCTGAGCATGTGTCTGTTTTCTTTGATGACTGTCATACAAAGACATTTGGTAAAGCTCAGTCAGTTTTATAGTGAGATAAAcgacatttatattatataatttagttttttgttttatttttcagattcatCCAGGTTTGTTCAGGTATCTATGCTGGACAAAACgtgccttttttttattttatgcaccaACAAAACTGGCAAAAACACCAAATTAGTCTCTTTTTGGCATATTATTAAAACTTAGTTTAGAGTTTAGCAACAGCACAAAAGTAAAGTGGTGAAATATCCCACCATAAACTGCGGCTTGGTTGACTCTTATATAAGTTAATTGATTAAACTTACTTTATTTACGTGATCTTAATATCAATTCTTAAATCTCAAGATTCAAAATCCTTTTAAATTCAGTCAAATGCCATTTTGGCTTGAGATCGCTGTGGCCGATCATCacctcttcctctttactactagttatagcacaaaataaacatgaatgatcaTCAGAAGTTATGTTGAAAGAAACCGAACATCTCACTGAATGAAATCATGTCTAATGTAATCGTTCAAACATTGTGTCAACCGCGTAAAGAGGTAAGTAAAACCCCTTATATGAGCATGAACTcgatattcaatattttttacgCAACGgcatcattatttaacattatttaggTTTTTATGACAGCCACTTTTTAAAGGATTagatttaaacaacaaaatatgaacataactatataagtaaatataaaagcTGTCTTAAGAGAGATGTTTGTGTTGGGAATCAGTATCCAGTAGAAAGCATTTggtaaatgaaacatttatttggtAGCTATATAAAAGCCTTACAATCTCATTGATAGAAAACATAAAATGGCACAGTAGTGATGGATGTCCAGTCAGAGTTCGTCTTTGAgcttaattaaacacatctgaaccagctaatcaaagaGTTCAGGATCTCTGAGACgtctctgcaggacactggctcCAGGTCTGGTCTGGATCTCTAGGAATCGGTTGACGGTTTTCATTTCCTCAGGTTGAGGTTCAGAGGAAACTACAGGAGCGTCCATTCTGCAGAGAGGAACAGACGAAAAGCATTTATTACAGCAGCATCGAACCTGAATGAAGCTGAAGAGAGACTAAACCAGACTCACGTTGTCATCTCAGACTGGATCACGTCCTCTGACCAAAAGAGAAAGAACAGCATGAAACGTACTCTCTGACAATGCTAACAAATACATGTTCAGTCTTTTTGCTTATGttatgaaaacaatatttcaGAGTGTTCCCTGAACCATCTGAAGCTAGTATTGATgctaaaaaaactattaaatcaGTTGTAAGAACAGTACGATTTTTACTGTACagtaagtctcttctgctcaccaagactgcatttatttgtaaaattgtgaaatatttttactatttaaaataacagttttctgtgtgaatctctattaaagtgtaatgtatttctgtgatgctccgctgtattttcagcatcattcctccagtcttcagtgtcacatgatcttcagaaatcagaataatatgatgatttactgctcaagaaacatttatttacttttgaccATTAGTGTAAATATTGCTAATGTGTTGAGGACATTATTAAAGACATGGTAACGCTATACAAATGTTCTTTTAACGTTCCTAGAAGAACGTTtattcataactttgagagaacctttcTAGAACATTAAGCaaacgttcagagaacattccaTGTTAGCTTTAAGTATTTTCCTTTTTGAAAATATTCatctaaaatgtttcagaaaaatgaTCCATGAACGATTTATAAATAATCGTAAcatttgagaacattattaaagagcaTAAAGAGAGTTGGcagtaataaatgttataaataaaatagtaaaagaaGGAAAATAACTTTGCGTGAACATTCTATTAACATtaatagaataatttttttcagaaCTTTGACAGTTGCCAATAATAAgtgttacaattaaaaatatatgaaaattatagtaaaaagaaaaatgtatactaatttaaaaaacattggaTGAACGTCAAACTACAATGTTTGAGAAAACGTTCCTTGAATGACGGTATGTATTTGTGTTAAGATCTCTTTGAATGAATGTTCTATCAATGTTACTGGAAGCGCATTTTTATTCATAACTTCGAGAGAACATTTCCAGAACATTAACCAAACGTTCTGAGAACGTTTCCTGTTTACACATGATAAAGTGAGTGGACTCACGGTTACTGTGATGTTTGCAGCTGTTGTTTCTGCGCTTGGAGCACCAGAACATAAAGAACGAGCAAAACACAATCACAATCGACAGGAAACCACAGAAAACCAATGCAATGACCTCCATGGGTGTCGCCGACAAATCTGTGCAAGAACAAACAAAAGCCTCATCAACTTCTGCGTCTTTCTGGAAACGAACTGGAGGTGAAGGACGCGCTCACCTCTCTTCTGAATAAAGATGTCCTCGCTCTTCACCCAGAGTGAGCTGTCGTTAAAACTGTCCCTCGCCCTGCAGCCGTAAAACCCAGCACTGACTTCTGTGAGGATCAAGATCTGACCGTGATGAGTGACCGCATGAGCGCCCTCTGCTGGAAGGGAGGAATGGTTCAGATGCCAGGAGAACGTGGGAAACGTTCCTCTGTCTGGGACGCATGTGAGCCGAGCGGCTGACACCATCCCGTCAGCGTCATGAAGGTACATCACTGTGACAcgcacagcgccacctactggaaCTAACACAAACAGTGCATGTTACACACGTTTTCAAAACATTGCCTCTTTTCTGAAAACGTTACAAACAAATCTAAGAATTGGAATCAAggaacaaactcacctacaagtAAACGCTCTGGATCCGACAGCAGCTGCTGGGTTTCTGTTTGTGCTTCACATTGAGCGACTCCCAGATCCAGACCCACAGAGATCGGCAGAACGAACCAGGCCTCTAGTGAATCCACTCGCTTCACATTCAGCTCCAGTCCGTCCAACATCAGTCTGAACGTCACGGGCGGAGATCCACGCTCAGATCGACAGCTGATGTTGGCTGTTAGGCCCGAGCCGTTGGAGAAGACCGTAAACGATAACGAGGGCACTGAGATGTGCTCTGAAGATCAGAAAACAGGTGTAGAAATCAATACAAAACAGTTCTGAAGATTTCATTCTGAAACTGTATATTCACATTCAGTTAAATTAAATGGACAGGACTTGATTGGATggtaaaagtgttaatttaaataaatcagaaataaaataaaataaaaaatctaatatatattatagattacatttttgttttgttttagttcagttAAGTAAacttaagatttattattattattattattaataaaaacaaaattactttGCACACTCTTTCTTTGATTTTTACGAAATTTTGACACTTGAATGAATACAGTACGAACTAaatcatgtttacacactgcctTCAAAACTTTTGTCTGTCGTAAAAAAAAATCGTAACAGGTTTGATTTTCCGcagaaaaaacattttgataGGAAAGGGTGACGAATCTGTAAAAACAATGAAAGATCACGTATGAACATTTCAGAGTCGGTGTGCAAGcaactaaattataaaataaaatataaatatttgtttaaaaacttaaacaaaacaaaaataagaaatgtttcgtttaggttaaaaataaaaaaataaataaatctgagagataaattaaatctaaatagaaataGTTAAAATGTCTAAATCACATAACAAAACTGCTATAGGTTGTTAATTCACTGCAGGATAGTCAGCAGAAACAAATGCACAAGACTTGATTGGACGATGAAAGATGATCTAGAAAGTAAAGTGTCGTTTCTCTGAAAAGCAGAAGTGAGATTTGATAAGTGTGTTACTTCTGACAGTGACGTGGAGGCTTTGGCTGCTGGAGAATCTGGGGTTGACGGTCATCTGGTTTCGAGCGGTGCATGAGtatatcccagcatgcatttcAGTCACCCTGTCCATCGTGAGAGAGTCTCCAGAGAGCCGGTGGAGCTCTGATGAGGagttcacttcctgtttgttgtggTACCATGTGAAGGACAGATGCGTCCCCTTCCTGACCAGACAGCGCAGGACCAACTTCTGTCCTTCATAGAGGATCGCTGGATCGGGATCTGAGCTCAGACGGACTCCTAACACAGGAACTGACATCAACAGAACTATTATACAATATCAAAGAAACATGATGGTTTATTATCTTTAACTAAATCTTACCGGTTACACTATATTTTAATGTGTCATTGTTAAAGTGCAATtacacatttaagtactgagtaatattaatttagtACATGTGCTTACTATATGGTAAGGGTCATGTTTAGCGTTACTTGgaagtaattatgcataattaattgttattttaatagtaagcGTAATCTGtgtaaccttaaaataaagtgttaccaacttatctttaaaaaacattgaattgaaataaataaaataaaatctgaaaaaaaaaaaatctaaatattggaTGAAAACTAATCTAAAATTATTTCTAGACTTATtcttaaatttagatttttcaagCAATAATATTGCTAACTGgaaataaattcaaaatgaaccaaaataaattaaagctaatatacagtatatatatataaatatatatataaatatatatatatatatatatatatatatatatatatatatatatatatatatatatatatatatatatatatatataaaattagacaaaaattacaaaagtatgtgacaaaatgactaaaaataagttaactaaaaacagcaaataaaaatactacatgaAAACGTTCAACTAAACTAAAACGAGAAATTTTGCTTCGTCAACTAACTGAAAGTGCTTACtaactgcaaataaataaaaactaaaactgaaattagaaataaatgtaacctaaataataatgtttaaaaaaagtaacaaactAGACAAAACCTCATGAAAATACTAACAATTTAACgtaaaaattttaatgaaaactgaaaatattaaataagggatcattcaaaatatgaataaaactataaataatactgtaaataaCTCTACAACTAAAACTTATATTAAAGACTGTGTCTGAAATGTAGCTGTGGTACTGATTCCCTTTTGATATTTTAACAACTATACTATAAGACATcatgtaagtttcagaactcaaaacttcctCGTTTGTCTAAAAACTGCTTAAATTAAATGAAGCCTGCCAAAACGACAGCTTGTGGAATATTCTACAATAAGCCCAAGAATTTTCCCCAGGATCTGAAGAAAGATCAGGATAAAAAATCTACCTTTCGGAAAGTCCCTGCTCATGAGGTAATACTCTTTCAAAAAGTTTGGGACTTtcaggggcgggacttgggcgctgatgccgattggttgagttcatgcagcattgtattttaaccatttatttgtttagttttttagttttttttataatactgttattgtgtcatgacatgtcgttttaaaagtatttcaaggtgaaaatgtaattgtttaaaactcaaatatgcggttaatttaaatgtgcttctgattTAGGAGATGTGAGCTTCAAGTGATTTACACCTGAAATTTTCCTGGGACAAACTGTTCCAGGTTATTTCAGTGAAAAAGTACCTAATGATGTAAAAGTGTGGATAAGCACTGCCTTCACAGAAGAAGATGGacatcactgtctgtttagccccgcccaccgactcttcatcactgcctgtttagccccgcccactgagtcTTCATCGCTGCctgttaagccccgcccaccgattctacagcattctctgtttagccccgcccaccgattttACAGC harbors:
- the LOC113111311 gene encoding neogenin-like isoform X1, producing MMAGSLRFLLLSLCVLLEPVTEIGGLLLKPVLSGPSEAYVRSEVQFDCAVPGWSSPLTYELYKDAGDVIAAENNVKATFTLQVNEESKGEYYCRLTAGGQTSNSIHFQAVIPVLGVRLSSDPDPAILYEGQKLVLRCLVRKGTHLSFTWYHNKQEVNSSSELHRLSGDSLTMDRVTEMHAGIYSCTARNQMTVNPRFSSSQSLHVTVRKHISVPSLSFTVFSNGSGLTANISCRSERGSPPVTFRLMLDGLELNVKRVDSLEAWFVLPISVGLDLGVAQCEAQTETQQLLSDPERLLVVPVGGAVRVTVMYLHDADGMVSAARLTCVPDRGTFPTFSWHLNHSSLPAEGAHAVTHHGQILILTEVSAGFYGCRARDSFNDSSLWVKSEDIFIQKRDLSATPMEVIALVFCGFLSIVIVFCSFFMFWCSKRRNNSCKHHSNQDVIQSEMTTMDAPVVSSEPQPEEMKTVNRFLEIQTRPGASVLQRRLRDPELFD
- the LOC113111311 gene encoding neogenin-like isoform X2, which codes for MMAGSLRFLLLSLCGGLLLKPVLSGPSEAYVRSEVQFDCAVPGWSSPLTYELYKDAGDVIAAENNVKATFTLQVNEESKGEYYCRLTAGGQTSNSIHFQAVIPVLGVRLSSDPDPAILYEGQKLVLRCLVRKGTHLSFTWYHNKQEVNSSSELHRLSGDSLTMDRVTEMHAGIYSCTARNQMTVNPRFSSSQSLHVTVRKHISVPSLSFTVFSNGSGLTANISCRSERGSPPVTFRLMLDGLELNVKRVDSLEAWFVLPISVGLDLGVAQCEAQTETQQLLSDPERLLVVPVGGAVRVTVMYLHDADGMVSAARLTCVPDRGTFPTFSWHLNHSSLPAEGAHAVTHHGQILILTEVSAGFYGCRARDSFNDSSLWVKSEDIFIQKRDLSATPMEVIALVFCGFLSIVIVFCSFFMFWCSKRRNNSCKHHSNQDVIQSEMTTMDAPVVSSEPQPEEMKTVNRFLEIQTRPGASVLQRRLRDPELFD